In Heliangelus exortis chromosome W, bHelExo1.hap1, whole genome shotgun sequence, the following proteins share a genomic window:
- the LOC139789297 gene encoding zinc finger protein 367-like, translating into MVERPPSSPPVTFCQDFPKSVLVSVIKTTSIKPLSRGKGEESALPPHIQIIPGFSDFMVYPWRWGENAHTVTFNSDDSAAPSVAQQPRGRPARIGSEEEEEAGSSSSGGHLKDGIRRGRPRADTVRDLINEGEHSSSRIRCNICNRVFPREKSLQTHKRTHTGERPYLCDYPDCGKAFVQSGQLKTHQRLHTGEKPFVCSENGCLSRFTHANRHCPKHPYARLKREELTVRLSKKQTAENKAAAEWLVKYWETREQRAPTLKSKTVQKMDQEQRYPMGYLQSDEKDDEEKNSAHSAAHRHLQEQRERMHGALALIELANLAVVPL; encoded by the exons ATGGTGGAGAGGCCACCGTCGAGTCCCCCAGTGACTTTTTGCCAGGACTTCCCAAAGAGCGTCCTGGTTTCCGTTATCAAAACCACCTCGATCAAACCGCTCTCCCGAGGGAAAGGTGAGGAGTCAGCACTCCCTCCGCACATCCAGATCATCCCTGGCTTCAGCGACTTCATGGTGTACCCTTGGCGCTGGGGGGAGAATGCCCACACTGTGACCTTTAATTCGGATGATTCCGCCGCCCCTTCAGTCGCCCAACAGCCCCGTGGGAGGCCAGCCAGAATCGGCAGcgaggaagaagaggaggcaggCAGCAGTAGCAGCGGTGGTCACCTCAAG gATGGGATAAGACGTGGCCGACCAAGAGCAGACACAGTTCGTGACCTAATAAATGAAGGAGAGCATTCTTCTAGCAGAATACGTTGCAATATCTGCAACAGGGTGTTTCCACGAGAGAAATCTCTACAGACACACAAACGAACTCATACCG GTGAAAGACCTTATTTGTGTGACTACCCAGACTGTGGGAAAGCCTTTGTTCAGAGTGGGCAACTCAAAACTCATCAGCGTCTTCACACAGGGGAAAAGCCTTTTGTCTGCTCAGAGAATG gctGTTTAAGCAGATTCACACATGCAAACCGTCATTGCCCCAAACACCCGTATGCCCGGTTGAAGAGGGAAGAACTCACAGTCAGACTGAGTAAAAAGCAGacagctgaaaataaagctgcagcTGAGTGGCTAGTGAA ATACTGGGAGACTAGAGAACAGCGTGCTCCCACTTTGAAAAGTAAAACAGTCCAGAAAATGGATCAAGAACAGCGGTATCCTATGGGATATCTTCAGTCTGACGAAAAGGatgatgaagagaaaaatagtgCTCATTCAGCTGCTCACCGCCATCTCCAGGAGCAGCGTGAACGTATGCATGGTGCATTGGCTCTTATTGAGCTTGCAAATCTAGCTGTAGTACCACTGTGA